One genomic window of Marispirochaeta aestuarii includes the following:
- a CDS encoding response regulator has product MKILILEDDPMVSSITSRFLKQISPDFHVLCAGTIDEAHRLCRENDFELMLVDVYFPDKTGVDFLQEERARGNAAAAIMITADKTPRTVEQTLALGAVDYLIKPFEFDRFSEAVLRARERISKIQDSGSSDLDQSQLDSLIRSGGRVQAEPLPEKGMGAQTYSMVKEIIEKHEDDFSARDIAEEAGLARVTVRRYLESMLADGLLEMSPVYGHVGRPMHRYRRSRK; this is encoded by the coding sequence ATGAAGATTCTCATCCTGGAAGATGACCCCATGGTCAGCTCGATAACCAGCCGCTTTCTGAAACAGATATCCCCAGATTTCCATGTCCTATGCGCCGGAACCATCGATGAGGCCCACAGGCTCTGCCGGGAAAACGACTTCGAACTTATGCTGGTGGACGTCTATTTCCCCGATAAGACGGGGGTGGATTTTCTCCAGGAGGAACGGGCCAGGGGAAACGCGGCTGCAGCGATCATGATAACCGCAGACAAAACTCCCCGTACGGTGGAACAGACCCTGGCACTGGGGGCGGTGGACTACCTGATCAAGCCCTTTGAGTTTGACCGCTTCAGCGAAGCCGTCCTCCGGGCCCGGGAGCGTATATCAAAAATACAGGACTCCGGAAGCTCGGATCTTGACCAGAGCCAGCTGGACAGTCTTATCCGTTCCGGCGGCCGCGTACAGGCAGAGCCCCTTCCTGAAAAAGGAATGGGGGCCCAGACCTACAGCATGGTAAAGGAGATCATTGAAAAACACGAAGACGACTTCAGCGCCCGGGACATTGCCGAAGAGGCGGGCCTTGCCCGGGTGACAGTGCGCCGTTACCTTGAAAGCATGCTCGCCGACGGCCTGCTTGAAATGTCGCCGGTTTACGGTCACGTTGGAAGACCCATGCACCGATACCGAAGGAGCCGGAAATAA
- a CDS encoding ATP-binding protein, giving the protein MKLSRKISLFIILILICTVFITSFFFLSQWLDSLRFQMSSQAMDLAETLSRAAQIRENISSPNGDIIIQREMERIRLHTRIQSIQIANVEGLIYAHSLESEIGKRTGNPLLRMVLESGEAARREERSLTSPSFQAAAPIYHRGILSGAVLVELSYGRIYQENRRNIMIIAAVALITLGCGIVLARLLSTNIKKSIFGLEPVEIARLLTQQDLILSTFDLGVVFSDQDGSTSMINPAARKLLGLSPEDKDIRIGPFEEGPREYQSRNGRVLLCRSYPVIDHHKEEAGRVTVFEDLTEARRRAEELTGMRQLTSALRAQNHEFLNKLHSISGLIQLKEYDEALRFISDAAGHRGELTAVLTHRIREPAIAGLLLSKYNRAAEARISVTIDEESCLSSSSPFITPQDLSTILGNLLENAYEELRGKEGGEIFVGIYEGEHSLQCCVEDNGRGIPDHIRESLFRRGVSTKGDSRGIGLALVKEIIDRLGGTIQIDGVHGTSVDLDIPGSKERQA; this is encoded by the coding sequence ATGAAACTCAGCCGGAAGATCTCCCTCTTTATCATCCTCATACTGATTTGTACGGTTTTTATAACCTCCTTCTTTTTTCTCAGCCAGTGGCTCGATTCCCTCCGCTTTCAGATGAGCAGCCAGGCCATGGACCTGGCGGAAACCCTGAGCAGGGCGGCGCAGATCCGGGAGAACATCAGCAGCCCCAATGGGGATATAATCATTCAGCGGGAGATGGAACGGATCCGGCTGCATACCCGCATTCAGTCCATCCAGATTGCAAACGTCGAGGGGCTCATCTACGCCCATTCCCTGGAGTCGGAAATCGGCAAAAGAACAGGGAATCCTCTGCTTCGGATGGTTCTGGAATCAGGCGAGGCGGCCCGGCGTGAGGAACGAAGCCTTACCTCCCCCTCCTTCCAGGCGGCAGCCCCGATCTACCACCGGGGTATTCTGTCGGGGGCCGTACTGGTTGAGCTTTCCTATGGACGGATCTACCAGGAAAACCGACGGAACATCATGATAATCGCTGCGGTGGCCCTGATTACCCTGGGCTGCGGAATTGTCCTGGCCCGGCTGCTGTCGACAAACATCAAGAAGAGCATCTTCGGTCTTGAACCGGTGGAGATCGCCCGCCTCCTTACCCAGCAGGATCTTATCCTCTCCACCTTTGACCTGGGAGTCGTCTTTTCCGACCAGGACGGCTCGACGAGCATGATCAATCCCGCTGCGCGGAAACTCCTGGGGCTCTCGCCGGAGGATAAGGACATCCGCATCGGGCCCTTTGAAGAAGGACCCCGGGAGTACCAGAGCAGGAACGGACGGGTTCTCCTCTGCCGCAGCTATCCGGTAATCGATCACCACAAGGAGGAGGCGGGACGGGTTACCGTTTTTGAAGACCTGACGGAGGCCCGACGTCGGGCCGAGGAGCTTACCGGAATGCGGCAGCTGACCAGCGCCCTCAGGGCCCAGAATCATGAATTTCTGAACAAGCTCCACAGCATTTCTGGCCTGATTCAGCTGAAGGAGTACGACGAGGCCCTGCGTTTTATCTCCGATGCCGCCGGGCACCGGGGAGAGCTTACAGCGGTGTTGACCCACAGGATACGGGAACCCGCCATAGCGGGGCTTCTGCTGTCAAAGTACAACCGCGCTGCAGAGGCCCGCATCTCCGTTACCATCGACGAAGAATCCTGCCTCTCCTCATCCTCCCCCTTTATTACTCCCCAGGATCTCTCCACCATCCTTGGGAATCTGCTGGAAAATGCCTACGAAGAGCTCAGGGGAAAAGAGGGAGGAGAGATCTTCGTCGGCATCTACGAGGGGGAACATTCCCTGCAGTGCTGCGTGGAAGATAATGGACGGGGAATCCCCGACCATATCCGGGAAAGCCTCTTCCGGCGGGGAGTCTCCACCAAGGGGGATTCCCGCGGAATAGGACTCGCCCTGGTAAAGGAGATAATCGACCGCCTGGGCGGAACAATTCAGATAGACGGAGTCCACGGTACCTCGGTGGATCTGGACATTCCCGGCTCGAAGGAGAGGCAGGCATAA
- a CDS encoding flavocytochrome c yields the protein MNKRKLLTSLVAGLLLAGIFFLLGRPEKYDVLVVGAGAAGLFAALEAEAEGASVLVIEKMPTIGGNTIRATGGMNAAESEVQEKLGISDSLESHLEDTLQAGHRTNNPVLAEILVEQAKEAVSRLRALGADLEDVGYLAGHSAPRTHRPTGGAPVGTEIVRVLEEALKERGIPIRLETRITGLIRKGDGVKGALVRDKTGREYRILSSALVLATGGYGGSPRTFVRYNPALAGFNTTNHPGATGDYIPLAEDIGARMVDMDQIQAHPTVEPDHGILITEALRGNGGILVDLMGRRFTDELAFRDILSARILERRNGTAYLVFDDRVRRSLSAAENYIQRNLVKSADTPEELAGKLGIDPPLFSGELENYNRIHHSGLDDPYGRSGLSIPLDTPPYYGIKVSPGVHYCMGGLAIDDHTRVLRDSDGKAIPGLYAAGEATGGIHGNNRLGGNSLADAVIFGRIAGREAARK from the coding sequence ATGAACAAAAGAAAGCTTCTCACTAGCCTGGTGGCAGGTCTCCTTCTGGCGGGGATCTTCTTTCTTCTGGGCAGGCCGGAAAAGTATGACGTCCTGGTGGTCGGGGCCGGTGCCGCCGGCCTTTTTGCCGCCCTCGAGGCCGAGGCTGAAGGGGCTTCGGTCCTGGTTATCGAAAAGATGCCCACCATCGGGGGAAACACCATCCGGGCAACCGGCGGAATGAACGCCGCGGAATCTGAGGTACAGGAAAAGCTCGGAATTTCAGACAGCCTTGAATCCCACCTGGAAGATACCCTTCAGGCGGGACACAGGACCAACAATCCGGTTCTGGCGGAGATACTCGTGGAGCAGGCGAAGGAGGCGGTCAGCCGGCTCCGGGCCCTGGGGGCGGATCTGGAAGATGTGGGCTACCTCGCCGGCCACAGCGCGCCCAGGACCCACCGGCCCACCGGAGGAGCCCCCGTGGGAACTGAAATTGTACGGGTGCTGGAAGAAGCCCTGAAGGAACGGGGGATACCGATCCGGCTGGAGACACGCATTACAGGCCTTATCCGCAAAGGAGACGGCGTAAAAGGGGCCCTGGTGCGGGACAAGACCGGCAGGGAATACCGGATACTCAGTTCCGCCCTGGTTCTGGCCACAGGCGGCTACGGCGGCAGTCCCCGCACCTTCGTTCGCTACAATCCCGCCCTGGCGGGATTCAATACGACCAACCATCCCGGGGCTACCGGGGACTACATTCCCCTGGCAGAAGATATAGGCGCCCGAATGGTGGACATGGACCAGATCCAGGCCCATCCCACGGTGGAACCGGACCACGGAATCCTGATAACCGAGGCCCTGCGGGGAAACGGAGGAATCCTCGTGGACCTTATGGGCCGCCGCTTTACCGACGAACTGGCCTTCCGGGACATCTTGAGTGCCAGGATCCTGGAGCGGCGTAACGGAACAGCCTATCTTGTTTTTGACGACAGGGTCCGCAGGTCCCTGTCGGCGGCGGAGAATTATATCCAACGCAACCTGGTAAAAAGCGCAGATACCCCTGAAGAACTCGCCGGTAAGCTGGGGATCGACCCTCCCCTCTTTTCCGGGGAGCTGGAAAACTACAACAGGATACACCACTCCGGTCTGGATGACCCCTACGGCAGGAGCGGGCTCAGTATTCCCCTTGATACACCACCCTACTACGGCATCAAGGTATCGCCGGGAGTACACTACTGTATGGGAGGTCTTGCAATCGACGATCACACCCGGGTGCTGCGGGACTCCGACGGAAAAGCGATCCCCGGTTTGTATGCCGCCGGAGAGGCGACGGGGGGAATCCACGGAAACAACCGCCTGGGGGGAAACTCCCTGGCAGACGCGGTGATCTTCGGCCGCATCGCCGGTCGCGAGGCGGCGAGAAAATAA
- a CDS encoding sugar ABC transporter ATP-binding protein: MSSPLLVLENISKNFDNEFLLDSIDLDLLPGEVHVIIGENGSGKSALMKIVSGLYSRDSGSIRLKGEEIEFDSFHAARKGGIFYQHQDNQLFGNLSVAENVFFDRYAREGRLCRYFSRSRTELECAELLRYFGIDFNPALRVSRLGYAERQLLSAVKAYVSGAEVVIFDEPTAAMGEIERNLFFKILEELKERVEGIFYISHRMDEIRRVGDRVTVIHKGRVVSTNRVHEIDKTTLVGMMIEDPHRERYPRLSLRPGGTIMEVRELSSEPILHSVSFSLRRQEILGITGLMGSGRTLLSNCLFGLAPYDGGEIILHGRQVRFNHPLDAMQSGVILVPENRSENGIFPPLNLITNLTIATLSRFLNSLALNELYMRQLTGEYIRRLGILPGQFKDILRFYSGGNQQKVLLSRSFMCRAGIYIMDEPTRGVDAAAKVDIYNSINDLIGKGASVILISSEIEEILGMCDRVLVLAGGRIACDLPREEATKEIILDYATSEE, from the coding sequence GTGAGTTCTCCGCTGCTGGTACTGGAAAATATCAGTAAGAACTTCGACAATGAGTTTCTTCTGGACTCCATCGATCTCGATCTGTTACCGGGGGAAGTCCACGTAATAATCGGTGAGAACGGATCCGGTAAATCAGCCCTCATGAAGATTGTCAGCGGCCTCTATTCCAGGGATTCAGGTTCCATCCGTCTGAAGGGTGAGGAGATAGAGTTCGATTCCTTCCACGCCGCCCGCAAGGGGGGAATCTTCTATCAGCACCAGGACAATCAGCTCTTCGGAAACCTGAGTGTTGCGGAGAATGTCTTCTTTGACCGCTATGCCAGGGAAGGCCGCCTGTGCCGCTACTTCAGCCGGTCCCGTACCGAGCTTGAATGCGCGGAGCTTCTGAGGTACTTCGGCATCGATTTCAACCCCGCCCTGCGGGTAAGCCGCCTGGGCTACGCGGAACGGCAGCTTCTTTCTGCGGTAAAGGCCTATGTCTCCGGAGCGGAGGTGGTGATCTTTGATGAACCCACTGCCGCCATGGGAGAGATCGAGCGCAACCTCTTTTTCAAGATCCTCGAGGAGCTCAAGGAGAGGGTGGAGGGAATTTTCTACATCTCCCACAGAATGGACGAGATCAGACGGGTGGGTGACCGGGTAACGGTGATTCACAAGGGCCGGGTTGTTTCGACAAACCGGGTCCACGAGATCGACAAGACTACCCTGGTGGGCATGATGATAGAGGACCCCCACCGGGAGCGCTATCCCCGTCTCTCCCTGCGTCCCGGGGGGACGATTATGGAGGTGAGGGAACTCTCCAGCGAACCGATACTCCATTCCGTCTCCTTTTCCCTGCGCAGACAGGAGATTTTGGGAATTACCGGTCTCATGGGCTCCGGGAGGACTCTCTTGAGCAACTGCCTATTCGGCCTGGCTCCCTATGACGGGGGTGAGATAATTCTCCACGGAAGGCAGGTCCGGTTCAATCATCCCCTTGATGCCATGCAGAGCGGAGTAATCCTGGTTCCGGAAAACCGGTCGGAGAACGGCATATTCCCGCCCCTGAACCTGATAACCAACCTGACCATCGCCACCCTGTCGCGCTTTCTGAACAGCCTGGCTCTGAACGAGCTGTACATGCGCCAGCTGACGGGGGAATATATCCGGCGTCTGGGTATCCTCCCGGGGCAGTTCAAGGACATCCTGCGTTTCTATTCCGGGGGTAACCAGCAGAAGGTTCTTCTGTCCCGTTCCTTCATGTGCAGGGCGGGGATTTACATAATGGACGAACCGACCCGGGGTGTGGATGCCGCGGCCAAAGTGGATATATACAACTCAATAAACGATCTTATCGGCAAGGGGGCCTCGGTGATTCTGATCTCCTCGGAGATCGAAGAGATCCTCGGAATGTGCGACCGGGTTCTGGTGCTCGCAGGCGGGCGGATCGCCTGTGACCTGCCCCGGGAAGAGGCGACCAAGGAGATCATCCTCGATTACGCCACCTCGGAAGAGTAG
- a CDS encoding flavocytochrome c codes for MRKIRIASTVCTVVLIALLASCGSAVYTAGTYTGEGEGHGGTIRLEVSVDDKSITDITITENPESDFSLPAINKLIDTAIEKNSGEIDSISGATETSAGVITAIQAALAKARTGEAAPQGAEKERTGARDISVDVAVVGSGGAGLSAAIEAKNAGATVIIIEKMAVAGGNTNYATGGLNAAETSFQKEQGIEDSAELFFEDTMKGGKNINNPDLVKVLTSRSADTVAWLTDLGADLSDVGRLGGASVNRAHRPKGGKAVGAHIAGTLQKVAEAAGVEILLDNRAVALVSQNGSVTGVKVESPEGSYTINAKAVILATGGFGASPEKIVRYKPELEGFGTTNHPGATGDALDLVKDLNVALVDIEQIQTHPTVVPVKNTMITEAVRGNGAILVNRDGVRFVSELETRDVVSDAELAQKGGTAFLLFDQGVRESLAAIEKYARSGLLTEGASLEELAASMDIDATVLAETVETYNSYVASGTDADFGRASMARQLTQAPYYMVEVGPAVHHTMGGIKIDTEARVINKDGKAVPGLYAAGEVTGGVHGANRLGGNAMADITIFGRIAGKSAAEGK; via the coding sequence ATGAGAAAGATCCGTATTGCATCGACCGTTTGTACTGTAGTTCTGATTGCCCTTCTCGCCTCCTGCGGGAGCGCTGTCTATACGGCAGGCACCTACACCGGAGAGGGAGAAGGTCACGGCGGAACGATTCGTCTTGAAGTTTCGGTGGACGACAAATCCATTACCGATATCACAATCACTGAGAACCCGGAATCGGATTTCAGTCTTCCCGCCATCAACAAGCTTATCGATACCGCCATCGAGAAGAACAGCGGTGAAATTGACAGCATCAGCGGCGCAACGGAGACCTCCGCCGGCGTAATCACCGCCATTCAGGCAGCCCTTGCCAAGGCCCGCACCGGCGAAGCGGCACCCCAGGGGGCAGAAAAAGAGCGCACAGGCGCCCGGGACATCAGCGTGGACGTGGCTGTTGTCGGTTCCGGCGGAGCGGGGCTCTCCGCGGCCATCGAGGCAAAGAATGCCGGCGCTACCGTGATAATCATTGAAAAGATGGCCGTTGCCGGGGGTAACACCAATTACGCCACCGGAGGACTCAACGCCGCTGAAACCAGCTTTCAGAAGGAGCAGGGAATCGAGGATTCGGCGGAGCTCTTCTTTGAAGACACCATGAAGGGCGGAAAGAACATCAACAATCCCGACCTGGTAAAAGTCCTGACCTCCCGCTCGGCAGACACAGTCGCATGGCTCACCGACCTGGGAGCGGATCTGAGCGACGTTGGACGCCTGGGAGGCGCCTCGGTTAACCGCGCCCACCGGCCCAAGGGCGGTAAAGCCGTTGGAGCCCACATTGCGGGTACCCTGCAGAAGGTTGCCGAAGCCGCAGGCGTCGAAATACTGCTGGATAACAGGGCAGTCGCCCTGGTAAGTCAGAACGGCAGCGTTACCGGAGTAAAGGTCGAATCCCCCGAGGGAAGCTATACCATAAACGCGAAGGCGGTAATTCTGGCAACCGGCGGTTTCGGCGCCAGCCCCGAAAAGATCGTCCGGTACAAACCCGAACTGGAAGGCTTTGGCACCACCAACCATCCCGGCGCCACCGGTGATGCCCTGGATCTGGTAAAGGACCTGAATGTCGCCCTGGTGGATATCGAACAGATCCAGACCCATCCCACGGTTGTCCCGGTCAAGAACACCATGATCACCGAGGCGGTCCGGGGTAACGGAGCCATCCTGGTCAACCGTGACGGAGTGCGCTTTGTCTCCGAGCTTGAAACCCGGGATGTCGTATCCGACGCCGAGCTGGCCCAGAAGGGAGGAACAGCCTTCCTGCTCTTCGACCAGGGCGTACGGGAGTCCCTGGCGGCCATCGAGAAATACGCCAGGAGCGGACTTCTTACCGAAGGAGCAAGCCTTGAGGAACTGGCGGCAAGCATGGACATTGATGCCACAGTTCTGGCGGAGACAGTTGAAACCTACAACTCCTATGTAGCCTCCGGTACGGATGCCGATTTCGGCAGAGCCAGCATGGCCCGGCAGCTGACCCAGGCGCCCTATTACATGGTAGAGGTGGGGCCCGCGGTCCACCACACCATGGGCGGAATCAAGATCGATACCGAAGCCCGGGTCATCAATAAGGACGGAAAGGCCGTTCCCGGACTCTACGCCGCCGGTGAGGTTACAGGAGGAGTCCACGGCGCCAACCGTCTCGGCGGCAACGCCATGGCGGACATTACAATCTTCGGACGCATCGCAGGCAAAAGCGCTGCTGAAGGTAAATAA
- the mmsA gene encoding multiple monosaccharide ABC transporter ATP-binding protein, with amino-acid sequence MADIHLEMRRITKRFPGITALDQVTMQVNNREIHALVGENGAGKSTLMKVLSGVYPYGSYEGEIFLNGEECRFRDIRESERLGIVIIHQELALIPYLSIAENIFLGNEQAKNNIIDWFKTSSRARELLATVGLDENPATLVGNIGVGKQQLVEIAKALAKNVKLLILDEPTAALNDKESNQLLDLLIQLKSEGITSILISHKLKEVEKVADAITVIRDGRVIDNLIKGNDEIDEDRIIKSMVGRELTNRFPERETQVGQTVFEVRNWSFYHPQHENRLVINKANFNVRKGEVVGFAGLMGAGRTELVMSLFGKSYGKRHSGQILLNGSEIVMNSVSDAIDNGIAYVTEDRKGYGLILIDDIRHNLSLPSLKNLSNSGMVNSSEEVLSAEKYRKKISIKCSGIDQNVDNLSGGNQQKVVLGKWIMLEPEVLILDEPTRGIDVGAKYEIYQIINQLAAEGKSIIMISSEMPELLGMCDRIYVVAGGEIAGELDRQKASQESIMKIIMSHQNQSKEISHGQPQTVL; translated from the coding sequence ATGGCAGATATTCATCTGGAAATGCGCCGGATAACCAAGAGGTTTCCCGGTATAACCGCCCTGGACCAGGTAACAATGCAGGTCAACAACAGAGAGATACACGCCCTGGTGGGAGAAAACGGAGCCGGCAAATCCACCCTCATGAAGGTCCTGAGCGGGGTGTATCCCTACGGCAGCTATGAGGGAGAGATTTTCCTGAACGGGGAGGAGTGCCGTTTCAGGGATATCAGGGAAAGCGAACGCCTGGGCATTGTAATAATTCATCAGGAGCTGGCCCTTATTCCCTACCTCTCCATTGCGGAAAATATCTTTCTCGGAAACGAACAGGCAAAAAACAATATAATAGACTGGTTCAAAACATCCTCCCGGGCCCGGGAACTCCTTGCAACCGTCGGGCTGGATGAGAACCCGGCGACCCTTGTGGGAAATATCGGCGTGGGAAAACAGCAGCTGGTGGAGATTGCCAAGGCCCTGGCCAAGAATGTAAAGCTGCTGATTCTGGACGAGCCCACCGCCGCCCTGAATGATAAAGAGAGCAACCAGCTCCTGGATCTTCTCATTCAGCTTAAAAGCGAAGGTATCACCTCCATTCTGATCTCCCATAAACTCAAGGAGGTCGAAAAGGTCGCCGACGCAATCACGGTAATCCGGGACGGCAGGGTCATCGATAATCTCATAAAAGGTAACGACGAGATCGACGAAGACCGTATAATCAAAAGCATGGTTGGCCGGGAACTGACGAACCGCTTTCCCGAACGGGAAACGCAAGTCGGTCAAACCGTCTTTGAAGTCCGGAACTGGAGTTTCTATCATCCCCAGCACGAAAACCGGCTGGTCATAAACAAGGCGAACTTCAATGTCAGAAAGGGAGAGGTTGTAGGTTTCGCGGGACTCATGGGAGCCGGACGTACCGAACTGGTGATGAGCCTCTTCGGAAAATCCTATGGAAAGCGACACAGCGGGCAGATCCTTTTAAACGGGAGTGAGATTGTCATGAACAGCGTCAGCGACGCCATTGACAACGGCATCGCCTACGTTACCGAAGACCGGAAGGGTTACGGGCTCATTCTTATCGACGATATACGCCATAATCTGTCCCTCCCATCCCTGAAGAATCTGAGCAACAGCGGCATGGTCAACTCCTCGGAAGAGGTCCTTTCGGCGGAAAAATACCGGAAAAAGATCAGCATAAAATGCTCAGGGATTGATCAGAACGTCGACAACCTCTCGGGGGGAAACCAGCAGAAGGTTGTCCTGGGTAAATGGATAATGCTGGAGCCGGAAGTGCTCATACTGGATGAACCTACCCGGGGAATCGACGTGGGCGCCAAATACGAGATATACCAGATAATCAACCAGCTGGCTGCGGAAGGAAAATCGATCATCATGATCTCCTCGGAAATGCCCGAGCTCCTGGGTATGTGCGACCGTATATATGTTGTCGCCGGCGGAGAAATTGCGGGAGAACTTGACAGGCAGAAAGCCAGCCAGGAAAGTATCATGAAGATAATCATGAGCCATCAAAACCAGAGCAAGGAAATCAGCCATGGACAGCCTCAAACAGTACTTTAA
- the chvE gene encoding multiple monosaccharide ABC transporter substrate-binding protein, with protein sequence MKRIVQALAILVIIGLAASMLVAEGQKEGDQKVVGIAMPTQSSQRWIQDGGNMKDILEERGYKVDLQYAEDNIDAQVNQLENMIVKGADVLVIASIDGESLTNVLEKAAAQDIPVIAYDRLIRNSPHVSYYATFDNFLVGVLQGDYIVESLGLKEGKGPYNIEIFAGSPDDNNAYFFFNGAMSKLQPYIDKGQLVIRSGQTEFDQVATLRWDGATAQQRMDNILTAHYSGANVDAVLSPYDGISIGILSSLKSVGYGSSKPMPVVTGQDAELPSVKSILAGEQAQTVFKDTRVLAQRAADMVDAVLQGKKAEVNDTKTYDNGVKVVPSYLEQPVSVDKSNWEEALIATGYYTKDMF encoded by the coding sequence ATGAAGCGAATTGTACAAGCACTGGCAATTCTCGTCATCATCGGCCTTGCAGCTTCAATGCTGGTGGCTGAAGGTCAGAAGGAAGGGGATCAGAAGGTTGTAGGTATCGCCATGCCTACCCAGTCCTCCCAGCGTTGGATCCAGGACGGCGGCAACATGAAGGACATCCTCGAGGAACGGGGCTACAAAGTCGACCTGCAGTACGCCGAAGACAACATCGACGCTCAGGTAAACCAGCTTGAGAACATGATCGTCAAGGGCGCGGATGTACTGGTAATAGCCTCCATCGATGGCGAATCCCTTACCAACGTACTGGAAAAAGCAGCGGCCCAGGATATTCCCGTTATCGCCTACGACCGCCTTATCCGCAACTCCCCCCATGTAAGCTACTACGCCACCTTCGACAACTTTCTGGTGGGCGTGCTTCAGGGAGACTACATTGTCGAAAGTCTGGGACTCAAAGAGGGCAAGGGCCCCTACAACATCGAGATCTTCGCAGGATCCCCCGACGACAACAATGCATACTTCTTCTTCAACGGCGCCATGTCCAAGCTCCAGCCCTACATCGACAAGGGCCAGCTGGTAATCCGCAGCGGACAGACTGAATTCGACCAGGTTGCAACTCTGCGCTGGGACGGTGCCACTGCTCAGCAGCGCATGGACAACATCCTTACCGCCCACTACTCCGGCGCCAATGTGGATGCAGTCCTCAGCCCCTACGACGGAATATCCATCGGTATTCTCTCTTCCCTGAAGAGCGTCGGTTACGGCAGCTCCAAACCGATGCCCGTTGTAACCGGACAGGATGCGGAGCTTCCTTCCGTAAAATCCATCCTGGCGGGGGAACAGGCCCAGACAGTCTTCAAGGACACCCGGGTTCTGGCACAGCGCGCTGCCGACATGGTCGATGCCGTACTGCAGGGTAAAAAGGCAGAAGTCAACGACACCAAAACCTACGATAACGGTGTAAAGGTCGTTCCTTCTTACCTGGAACAGCCGGTCTCTGTAGACAAGAGCAACTGGGAAGAAGCCCTTATTGCTACCGGATACTATACCAAGGACATGTTCTAA
- a CDS encoding DeoR/GlpR family DNA-binding transcription regulator — protein MFAVERNRIIKNFLRENRQVEVHALSSMLNVSEVTIRRDLEKLERDGILTRTHGGAVLREIEESVQVEKNPDVSQDSREIASVALNMIEDGDVIMLTGGDICDCIARRIVEKNGITVLTNYIPVATEIARQPANRVVLLGGDVADDGRSLYGSLSVANLRRFHVNRLFAEVEGIDENLEVSVASHEKAELIEAAMESAEEKILLCLGDNFNRNAFFRLGSLKLADKVITNPSISDEYKHQIFVRNIQLHTSINVFEGRV, from the coding sequence ATGTTTGCAGTTGAACGAAACCGGATTATAAAGAACTTTCTCAGGGAAAACCGACAGGTGGAGGTCCACGCCCTGAGCTCCATGCTCAATGTTTCGGAGGTGACCATCCGACGGGACCTGGAAAAACTGGAGCGGGACGGTATCCTGACCCGTACCCACGGCGGCGCTGTTCTGCGGGAGATCGAGGAATCTGTTCAGGTCGAGAAAAATCCTGATGTATCCCAGGACTCCCGGGAAATCGCTTCGGTTGCCCTCAACATGATAGAAGACGGGGACGTCATAATGCTCACAGGGGGCGATATCTGCGACTGTATCGCCCGGCGCATAGTCGAAAAGAACGGGATTACAGTCCTCACAAACTATATCCCCGTGGCCACGGAAATCGCCCGGCAGCCCGCCAACCGGGTGGTCCTCCTGGGAGGAGACGTGGCGGATGACGGCAGGTCCCTTTACGGCTCCCTCTCGGTGGCCAACCTGCGCCGCTTTCATGTGAACCGGCTGTTTGCCGAGGTCGAAGGCATCGATGAGAACCTGGAGGTAAGCGTAGCAAGCCATGAAAAGGCGGAGCTTATAGAGGCGGCCATGGAGTCGGCGGAAGAGAAGATTCTCCTCTGCCTGGGGGATAATTTCAACCGGAATGCCTTTTTTCGCCTGGGGAGCCTGAAGCTTGCGGACAAGGTTATAACGAATCCATCCATTTCCGATGAGTATAAGCATCAGATTTTTGTGCGAAACATCCAGCTGCATACTTCCATCAATGTTTTTGAGGGTAGGGTATAG